The Bacteroides ovatus genomic interval TCATCCACATGAATGGTTTATGTTTCATGGAGCACAGTTCGGATATAAACATGCCAACTATATGGCACTCGAAAACTGGGTGAATGTTTATGACGGTGATTTAGGTATCGCACTTTCCGATACATATACTTCCGGCATCTTCCTTAGCAACCTTAGCCGTAAACAAGCCAAACTTTTCGATGGAGTGCGGTGTGATTCCGGCAATGAATTTGAGTTTATCGATAAGCTGGTTGCCCGCTACAAAGAGTTGGGAATCGACGCGACAACCAAAACCATCGTATTCAGCAATGCCCTAGACTTTACAAAAGCATTGGATATTCAAGAATACTGCAAAAACAAAATCCGCTGCTCTTTCGGGATCGGTACCAATCTCACCAACGATACCGGGTTCGAACCTTCGAACATCGTGATGAAACTGACACAATGTAAGATGAATGTCAATCAGGAATGGAGGGAATGTATCAAACTGTCTGATGATGAAGGAAAACATACCGGCAGCCTTGAAGAGGTACAGGCTTGCCTGTATGAGTTACGACTCAACAGAAAGCAATAAAAATAAAGAAAAGCAGGAAGTACCTCACCGGAGAATACTTTCTGCTTTTCTTTATGCATATTAGAAGTATGCCAGACAAAGACATACCAGCATAGAATCAGCTACGCATATCATTGTAACAAACTATGCAATAATCGTCAGGATTTGAATCCTTTCACTGCTCTTTCCAATCTTTCCAAAGGTAATTCGCCGGATTGTCTCCAGAGCTGTTGTCCTTTTCTAAAAAGAATAAAGGTAGGAGTCGACTCAACTGTATAGAAATCTGTAAGGGCAGGTTCCTGATCGATGTCTACCAATACCACTTCCAATGTTCCTTCCATCAGTTTCTTAAATTCTTCAACAACCGGTTTCATACGTTGGCAATGAGGACACCACGTTGCATAAAACTCTGCCATTACCCAATCACCGTTAGCCAGTTTCTCCTGATTTCTTTCTTCACGAGCTATTTTCTTTTCTTTCATACGAATATCTCCTTTTAATTAATTACTATCAACCTAACAATATCAGGAGAAATATAGTTTAGAAAAGTAGCAAGGTTATACACTAATTAAAGAATCCTTATTTAAAGACAAGCATTGCACAAAAATGAAACTTTCGTGCAAAAAAGGAACATCTTATTTAATATTTATTTATCTTTGCCCCCCGAAATGGTTCAGAATCCGTATCCAACGGACGACGATTAATAGGGAATCGGGTGTAAGTCCCGAACAGTCCCGCTGCTGTGAAGCTCTGTTCAATGTCTTATAATTGAACTAATTTAACGCCACTGATGTTAATCGGGAAGGCAAATAAGACAAGAGTCAGTCAGAAGACCTGCCATTTTGTGTAAGACGCTCCCCTCCTCGTGGGTTAGGAGAAAGAGCATCACTTGTTAAGCCCCAAATCAAAAAAATACTGTTTTTCGTCGGGTGGAGTATGTCCATTAGATGGGAAGACATTAATAAGTATGTACTTAATTGAAAAAAGTATGATAAAAAAAATCTTAGTAGCCAATCGCGGTGAAATTGCCGTAAGGGTGATGCGCTCCTGCCGGGAGATGGAGATAACGAGTATCGCTATCTTCTCCGAAGCAGATCGGACCGCGAAGCATGTGCTTTATGCAGACGAAGCTTATTGCGTAGGGCCGGCAGCATCCAAAGAGAGTTATCTGAATATAGAAAAAATCATCGAAGTGGCGAAAGCAGCTCATGCGGACGCCATCCATCCGGGTTACGGCTTCTTGTCCGAGAATGCTACCTTCGCCCGTCGATGTCAGGAAGAAGGAATCATCTTTATCGGACCTAATCCGGAAACAATGGAAGCCATGGGGGATAAAATTGCTGCCCGTATCAAAATGATCGAGGCGGGAGTACCCGTTGTTCCCGGCACACAAGACAATTTGAAAAGTGTGGAAGAAGCCATAGAACTTTGCAATAAGATCGGATACCCGGTGATGCTGAAAGCTTCTATGGGCGGTGGTGGAAAGGGTATGCGCCTCATCCACAGTGCCGAAGAAGTGGAAGAAGCTTATACTACTGCCAAGAGCGAATCGTTGTCTTCCTTTGGCGACGACACGGTTTATCTGGAGAAGTTCGTTGAAGAGCCTCATCATATCGAGTTCCAGATTCTTGGTGACAAGCATGGAAATGTCATTCATCTATGCGAACGCGAATGTTCCGTGCAACGCCGTAACCAGAAAATCGTAGAAGAGACTCCTTCGGTTTTCGTCACTCCCGAACTACGGAAAGATATGGGTGAAAAGGCGGTAGCTGCGGCTAAAGCGGTGAACTACATCGGTGCGGGTACTATCGAATTTCTTGTTGACAAACACCGCAACTATTATTTCCTTGAGATGAACACCCGTTTACAGGTGGAGCATCCGATTACGGAAGAAGTGATTGGGGTAGATTTGGTAAAAGAGCAGATTAAAGTTGCCGACGGACAAGTGCTTCAACTGAAACAAGAGGATATCCGGCAACGCGGGCACGCTATCGAATGTCGTATCTGTGCCGAAGACACTGAAATGAATTTCATGCCAAGTCCGGGTATCATCAAACAGATTACAGAGCCGAACAGTATCGGTGTGCGTATTGACAGTTATGTGTACGAGGGATATGAAATTCCAATCTACTACGACCCGATGATCGGTAAACTGATTGTATGGGCTACCAACCGCGAATACGCTATCGAGCGGATGCGCCGCGTACTCCACGAATATAAGTTGACCGGTGTGAAAAACAACATCAGCTATCTGCGTGCCATCATGGACACTCCCGATTTCGTGGAAGGTCACTATGATACAGGATTCATCACCAAGAACGGCGAATATCTGCAACAACGCATCATGCGCACCAGCGAACATTCCGAAAATATTGCTTTGATTGCCGCCTATATGGACTACTTGATGAACCTCGAAGAGAACAACAGCGGTATGGCTACCGACAACCGTCCTATCAGCAAATGGAAAGAGTTCGGACTGCACAAGGGAGTGTTGAGAATCTAATTTTAACAAAGAGAATTCAATTATGGAAATTCATATAGGAAACCGTGTGGCCGAAGTAGAGTTGGTCAGCAAGGAAGATAACAAGGTGGTGCTTACCATTGATGGAAAACCGTTTGAAGCAGATGTAGTGATGGCGGAAAACGGCACTTGCAACATCTTGATGGACGGACGCAGTTCGAATGCACAGCTGATTCGCCGTGATAACGGGAAAAGCTATAAAGTGAATACGCATTATAGCAGTTTCAATGTAGAAATTGTGGACAGCCAGGCGAAATATCTACGGATGCGCAAGAAAGGGGAAGAGGAACAGAATGACTGTATCATTTCTCCGATGCCGGGCAAGGTAGTGAAAATACCTGTTGTAGTCGGTCAGGAAATGAAAGCGGGAGATACTGTCATCGTTATCGAAGCAATGAAGATGCAGAGCAACTACAAAGTGACTTCGGATTGCCGCATTAAAGAAATTCTGGTTCAAGAAGGTGATAGCATAACCGGCGAACAGACATTAATAACATTAGAACCGATTGCATAATAATAAGAACGGATTGCATTATGGAAGAAATAAATAAAGCATACGCCACGTTCGAGGAACGTGACCGCATCGCTTCTCTTGGTGGAGGCGTTGATAAAATAGAGAAGCAACATGAAAGCGGTAAAATGACTGCCCGCGAACGTATCGAGATGTTACTCGATAAGGGTACTTTCGTTGAACTGGATAAGTTGATGGTTCACCGTTGTACGAACTACGGTATGGATAAGAACAAAATTCCGGGAGATGGTATCGTATCCGGTTACGGAAAGGTGGACGGTCGCCAGGTGTTTGTTTACGCTTATGACTTTACGGTATATGGCGGCTCACTGTCAGCTTCCAATGCTAAAAAGATTGTGAAAGTACAACAACTTGCATTGAAGAACGGTGCCCCGATTATCGCTTTGAATGATTCGGGCGGTGCACGTATCCAGGAAGGGATCGAGAGCCTTTCCGGTTATGCTGATATTTTCTATCAGAATACAATGGCCAGCGGTGTGATTCCACAGATTTCGGCAATCCTGGGTCCTTGCGCCGGAGGTGCCTGCTACTCTCCTGCCCTGACCGATTTCATCTTTATGGTGAAAGAAAAAAGTCACATGTTTGTGACTGGTCCGGATGTAGTAAAAACTGTGATTCATGAGG includes:
- a CDS encoding acetyl-CoA carboxylase biotin carboxyl carrier protein subunit: MEIHIGNRVAEVELVSKEDNKVVLTIDGKPFEADVVMAENGTCNILMDGRSSNAQLIRRDNGKSYKVNTHYSSFNVEIVDSQAKYLRMRKKGEEEQNDCIISPMPGKVVKIPVVVGQEMKAGDTVIVIEAMKMQSNYKVTSDCRIKEILVQEGDSITGEQTLITLEPIA
- the accC gene encoding acetyl-CoA carboxylase biotin carboxylase subunit gives rise to the protein MIKKILVANRGEIAVRVMRSCREMEITSIAIFSEADRTAKHVLYADEAYCVGPAASKESYLNIEKIIEVAKAAHADAIHPGYGFLSENATFARRCQEEGIIFIGPNPETMEAMGDKIAARIKMIEAGVPVVPGTQDNLKSVEEAIELCNKIGYPVMLKASMGGGGKGMRLIHSAEEVEEAYTTAKSESLSSFGDDTVYLEKFVEEPHHIEFQILGDKHGNVIHLCERECSVQRRNQKIVEETPSVFVTPELRKDMGEKAVAAAKAVNYIGAGTIEFLVDKHRNYYFLEMNTRLQVEHPITEEVIGVDLVKEQIKVADGQVLQLKQEDIRQRGHAIECRICAEDTEMNFMPSPGIIKQITEPNSIGVRIDSYVYEGYEIPIYYDPMIGKLIVWATNREYAIERMRRVLHEYKLTGVKNNISYLRAIMDTPDFVEGHYDTGFITKNGEYLQQRIMRTSEHSENIALIAAYMDYLMNLEENNSGMATDNRPISKWKEFGLHKGVLRI
- a CDS encoding thioredoxin family protein, with the protein product MKEKKIAREERNQEKLANGDWVMAEFYATWCPHCQRMKPVVEEFKKLMEGTLEVVLVDIDQEPALTDFYTVESTPTFILFRKGQQLWRQSGELPLERLERAVKGFKS